The Toxorhynchites rutilus septentrionalis strain SRP chromosome 3, ASM2978413v1, whole genome shotgun sequence genome includes a region encoding these proteins:
- the LOC129780089 gene encoding uncharacterized protein LOC129780089 — protein MEWFIIISFMVLFSCNNWIIDAARVIEPLAYIERITKRVVEITESRIISGSDLPIDDYTAPINISAYGIRLEGNVSFHSAFVAKIGGMELNTRKFKEILLNTEAAVEASILWHHIGVVLDFSANLQEYQGTGTFLVTYQQFEFPLRVSQMFETGQVSGSLRFMTIDSQNNIVVVGYPNNAYVQMIGKTIKSNYYFRNYMIASFERWNFQNILDVALKENPFPGVCYDC, from the exons ATGGAATGGTTCATTATTATAAGTTTCATGGTGTTGTTTTCTTGTAATAATTGGATCATCGATGCTGCTAGAG TTATTGAGCCCCTGGCTTATATAGAAAGAATAACTAAACGTGTTGTAGAAATAACCGAATCTCGCATTATATCAGGATCCGACCTTCCGATAGATGATTACACTGCACCAATCAA CATTTCAGCTTATGGAATTCGCCTCGAGGGCAACGTGTCCTTCCATTCAGCATTCGTAGCTAAAATTGGCGGGATGGAGCTGAACACAAGAAAATTTAAAGAGATACTTTTGAATACTGAAGCCGCCGTCGAAGCTAGCATACTATGGCACCACATTGGCGTAGTTTTGGATTTTTCGGCTAATTTGCAGGAATACCAGGGAACCGGAACGTTTCTTGTAACTTATCAGCAGTTCGAGTTCCCATTGAGAGTAAGCCAAATGTTCGAAACCGGACAGGTTTCGGGAAGTTTAAGGTTCATGACGATCGACAGCCAGAATAACATCGTTGTCGTAGGATACCCTAATAACGCTTATGTACAGATGATAGGGAAAACG ATAAAATCCAATTATTATTTTCGGAACTACATGATTGCATCATTCGAGCGATGGAATTTCCAGAATATATTGGATGTCGCTTTGAAGGAAAATCCTTTTCCTGGGGTTTGTTATGATTGTTAG
- the LOC129778755 gene encoding uncharacterized protein LOC129778755: MDCLTSFILGIVLMTVVLAAADPCANLKKIRTCNETQYETYRQCVEEVKLLRQKRQSVCPQIVVQSQLYRDRQDPREHDKSVKLNSDDIVMPSIHVIPALESVVPVEPIDSNDIPGYEPPDMALKTKKRKIIFQGDEGEKVEYQVPTNVTTVIRLTNVVNNTNIVNVPTHVNTTNVNNIHIYSNVTESETRSEQTKCCTAVRPKTCYASTQGFRCQHKKFQTCGPQCTSDIIHVQRRKRCDQYGNCKDKVAYVPQPEKPKCVYIDQWPYVACGKPANMKVICDGCYDHYGRGIQAHDRPVANQCRGCYDDGFDLGPMYRRGPVLRPFHYHEPPCYITGSCPATFDDCGYGCYGHEMVDPAWGQPSPYDPEFDDANTAFYDNDFQESNDTESDWGIPVHKCTVVSEDNKITVQNCTDSASNQYAAVPSNYPYYKPLHMVHRPGSQSSKYRVKQTMRRHSVAVEPDDNDPSSGEGSVIVNSDVSFIVEDDENEDYSL; encoded by the coding sequence ATGGACTGTCTCACTAGTTTTATCTTGGGAATAGTTCTGATGACTGTGGTGCTGGCAGCTGCTGACCCATgcgcaaatttgaaaaaaataagaacgTGCAACGAGACACAATACGAGACGTATCGTCAGTGTGTGGAAGAGGTTAAATTACTACGACAAAAGAGACAATCGGTGTGTCCTCAGATTGTTGTTCAATCACAACTCTATCGAGATCGGCAAGACCCTAGAGAACATGACAAATCTGTTAAACTCAACTCAGACGACATCGTGATGCCCTCGATTCATGTGATCCCTGCTTTGGAAAGTGTAGTTCCAGTTGAGCCTATCGATTCCAATGACATTCCTGGATATGAGCCTCCAGATATGGCTTtgaaaacaaagaaaagaaaaataatttttcaaggTGACGAAGGAGAAAAAGTTGAATATCAGGTACCAACTAATGTTACAACTGTTATTCGTTTGACGAATGTGGTGAACAATACCAACATTGTAAATGTCCCCACACATGTTAACACAACCAATGTCAACAATATTCACATTTATTCGAATGTAACCGAAAGCGAAACTCGATCGGAACAAACGAAATGCTGCACTGCCGTTCGTCCAAAAACTTGTTACGCGTCTACGCAGGGGTTCAGGTGTCAGCACAAAAAGTTTCAAACATGTGGTCCACAGTGCACCTCAGACATAATCCATGTGCAACGGAGAAAACGTTGCGATCAATATGGGAATTGTAAGGACAAAGTTGCCTATGTTCCTCAGCCCGAGAAACCGAAATGTGTTTACATTGACCAGTGGCCATATGTAGCATGCGGCAAGCCAGCCAACATGAAGGTAATCTGCGATGGATGTTACGATCATTACGGGCGAGGCATTCAAGCCCACGATAGACCAGTGGCGAATCAGTGTAGAGGTTGTTATGACGACGGATTCGATCTTGGTCCTATGTATCGAAGGGGACCAGTTCTGAGACCGTTTCACTACCATGAGCCGCCATGTTATATTACGGGATCCTGTCCGGCGACGTTTGATGATTGTGGGTACGGATGTTATGGCCACGAAATGGTAGACCCAGCTTGGGGCCAACCTTCTCCGTATGATCCTGAATTCGATGATGCGAATACTGCATTTTACGACAACGACTTTCAAGAATCCAATGACACGGAATCCGATTGGGGAATCCCAGTGCATAAGTGTACGGTTGTTTCCGAAGACAATAAAATTACTGTGCAGAACTGTACTGATTCGGCTTCCAACCAATATGCTGCTGTGCCATCAAACTATCCGTATTATAAACCACTGCACATGGTTCATCGACCAGGAAGTCAGAGCTCCAAATACAGGGTCAAGCAAACTATGCGGAGGCACAGTGTGGCAGTAGAACCTGACGATAATGATCCTTCGTCCGGCGAAGGCTCGGTCATTGTCAATTCCGATGTATCTTTCATCGTGGAAGATGATGAGAATGAGGATTATAGTTTGTAA